AATCTTTGAAACACACTTGCCACTCTGTGATCCTTATGTTGAACTTTCACTTTTCGGTTGTTTAAAATACTTTAGGGATGAGACTTAGCTAGAGCATCGCAAGCATCGCTATTGCCCATATCACAAGCTTTTTGTTCATAACTTCTCTCCTTTTGTTCATCTTGCACTACACCCCATCCCATTTGATACATGCTAGCCAAGCCTAAAAACCCTTCAGCATTCCCCATATCTGCTGCTTTTTGGAAGTATTGCAGGGCTTTAGCCGCTTCTTTTTGTCCTGGAGCATATAATAAGTTGTCTAAAAGGGCTTCTTCTGTGTTTTTTGTGCTTTTAGTGTTTTTAGCAACACTTTTGCCATCACGGTACATAAAACCTAAAGAGGCATATGCGCTAGCATTC
This window of the Helicobacter sp. NHP19-012 genome carries:
- a CDS encoding tetratricopeptide repeat protein, which encodes MKSVFKRLVGVVLLGAVCVGGVYANGEADQYFDIANKAYGEKNYAKALEYFQKAADMGNADGYNNLGSMYANGTGVPQDYKKAMQYYQKAGDMGNASAYASLGFMYRDGKSVAKNTKSTKNTEEALLDNLLYAPGQKEAAKALQYFQKAADMGNAEGFLGLASMYQMGWGVVQDEQKERSYEQKACDMGNSDACDALAKSHP